The Primulina tabacum isolate GXHZ01 chromosome 16, ASM2559414v2, whole genome shotgun sequence genome window below encodes:
- the LOC142529437 gene encoding uncharacterized protein LOC142529437, whose translation MRIALSVKNKLGFIDGSISKPLDSEVNLLIAWVRNNNIVISWLLNSVSKDISASILFANSAEDIWNDLRDRFQQSNGPRIFQLRRDLITLRQDQDPVSVYFTKIKAIWEELNHFRPMCSCGKCSCDGVKNLETYVQTDYTMIFLMGLNDSFAHIRSQVLLLDPIPPISRVFALVVQEERQISVGNQASNIFQNVDRNQMEQFMDMMIQQLSTSVKKDDQHEGEKPQTLSVDSGASRHICSSANAFISLKAVENSRVTLPNSAHVDVKFYGDIKLGDSLVVLDVLYIPEFKFNLLSVSSLIATTQNVISFYCDSFIIQDMAIEKMIGKGRRIDGLYVLDASSIHPGSSINQVGSHVPLGLWGKCIMTATYLVNRVPSPSTQNKSSYELLHQKPVDYAHLRVFGCLAFASTLAAHRDKFMPRARIIDPFPSTVLPTPAPVDTQDPLNNHIPPPIHLNPRSHDLINEQNEPLTQHSENNVLPNMQRDTMDRDAHDDSGITASDSLPLAITRNSSRTSKPPSYIRDYHCDMMMYNSPPSSASSYTLTQSISYDSHSNSYKNLVLNISSHGEPQFYHQAVKLQSWRAAMRDKLDAMHANNTCSVVALPPGKQPIGCRWVYKIKYKSDGSVDRHKARLVAKGYTQREGVEFFETFSPVAKLATVKVFLALAASQNWILAQLDVNNAFLNGDLYEEVYMDLPLGYHPRAQQNPETPRIVCHLHKSIYGLRQASRQWYTKFSQALMDSGFKQS comes from the exons ATGCGGATTGCTCTTTCTGTCAAGAACAAGCTGGGTTTCATTGATGGATCAATTTCTAAGCCATTGGATTCTGAAGTGAACTTACTCATTGCATGGGTTAGAAACAACAATATAGTCATCTCTTGGCTATTAAATTCAGTGTCCAAAGATATATCAGCGAGCATCTTGTTTGCAAATTCAGCAGAGGATATCTGGAACGATCTTAGGGATCGATTTCAACAAAGCAATGGGCCTAGAATCTTTCAGCTACGCAGGGATTTGATCACTCTTCGACAAGATCAAGACCCGGTTAGTGTTTATTTCACCAAAATCAAGGCCATTTGGGAAGAACTAAACCATTTTAGACCCATGTGTAGTTGCGGAAAATGTAGTTGCGATGGGGTCAAAAATCTTGAAACATATGTTCAAACGGATTACACGATGATCTTTCTTATGGGGCTAAATGACTCATTTGCACACATTAGGAGTCAAGTCTTGCTCCTTGATCCTATACCACCAATCAGCCGAGTATTTGCTCTAGTTGTACAAGAAGAAAGACAAATATCAGTTGGAAATCAAG CCTCAAATATCTTCCAGAATGTTGACAGAAATCAGATGGAACAATTCATGGACATGATGATTCAACAGCTTTCAACTTCTGTAAAGAAAGATGATCAACACGAGGGTGAAAAACCTCAAACTCTCTCAG TTGATTCTGGTGCATCTAGACACATTTGTTCAAGTGCAAATGCTTTTATTTCACTTAAAGCAGTGGAAAACTCAAGAGTAACTCTGCCTAACAGTGCACATGTGGATGTTAAATTCTATGGTGACATTAAATTGGGAGATTCTTTGGTTGTGTTGGATGTCCTTTACATACCAGAGTTCAAATTTAATCTGCTTTCTGTCAGTTCTCTTATTGCCACGACACAAAACGTGATCAGTTTCTACTGTGACTCATTCATAATCCAGGACATGGCAATAGAGAAGATGATTGGCAAGGGTAGGAGGATAGATGGCCTATATGTTTTAGATGCTAGTTCAATACATCCAGGGTCATCTATCAATCAAGTTGGG TCCCATGTGCCCCTTGGTCTGTGGGGTAAATGCATAATGACAGCCACTTACTTAGTGAATCGTGTTCCTTCTCCATCCACTCAGAATAAGTCATCGTATGAGCTATTGCATCAGAAACCAGTCGACTATGCACACTTGCGGGTCTTCGGATGCCTTGCATTTGCATCCACATTAGCTGCTCATCGTGACAAATTTATGCCAAGGGCACGC ATCATCGATCCATTTCCTTCAACTGTTCTCCCTACTCCAGCTCCTGTTGACACACAAGATCCTTTGAACAACCATATCCCACCTCCTATACATCTCAATCCGAGATCACATGATCTCATCAATGAACAAAATGAACCATTGACTCAACATTCTGAAAACAATGTCCTGCCAAATATGCAACGTGACACTATGGACAGAGATGCACATGATGATTCTGGAATCACGGCTTCTGATTCATTGCCTTTAGCTATCACTCGCAACTCCTCAAGAACATCTAAACCACCTTCCTATATAAGAGATTATCATTGTGATATGATGATGTACAATTCTCCACCTTCATCGGCAAGTTCATACACTCTCACTCAATCCATATCTTATGATTCACACTCCAACTCATATAAGAACCTTGTGCTCAATATTTCATCTCATGGTGAGCCTCAATTCTACCATCAAGCTGTCAAACTTCAATCTTGGCGGGCGGCAATGAGAGACAAACTTGATGCCATGCACGCTAATAACACATGTTCTGTGGTTGCACTTCCTCCAGGCAAGCAACCAATTGGTTGTCGTTGGGTGTACAAAATCAAGTACAAATCTGATGGCTCGGTTGATAGGCATAAAGCTAGGTTAGTTGCTAAGGGATACACTCAAAGAGAAGGCGTGGAATTCTTTGAAACTTTCTCCCCTGTTGCCAAACTAGCCACTGTCAAAGTCTTTCTTGCCTTAGCAGCTAGTCAAAATTGGATACTTGCTCAGTTAGATGTCAACAACGCATTCTTAAATGGTGATCTATATGAAGAAGTGTACATGGATCTTCCCCTTGGCTATCATCCTCGTGCTCAGCAGAATCCAGAAACACCAAGAATTGTATGTCATCTCCACAAATCCATATATGGTCTCAGACAAGCGTCTAGGCAGTGGTACACAAAGTTTTCCCAAGCCTTAATGGATTCGGGCTTTAAGCAATCTTAG
- the LOC142529194 gene encoding protein LURP-one-related 12-like: MPSRSWKPRAKKIVKNELAMVELGYVYKEEIHLTVRKTSFFFSGDGFNAYDSKGELVFRVDSYGRDAGEATELVLMDAAGGCILTLRRKRPSLHQRWEGFAGERMEGHDPLFSVRRSSLIGRSAITVEVYSNTGEEYQIEGSFAFRSCTVFNAEKEAVAKIRRKVDASTNVVLGKDVFLLSLKPGFGGAFVMALVLVLDQIDGDGDYAGWDWNYSVHRQ, translated from the exons ATGCCTTCAAGGAGCTGGAAGCCCAGAGCCAAGAAAATCGTGAAGAATGAGCTGGCCATGGTGGAGCTAGGATATGTGTACAAAGAAGAAATCCATCTTACTGTCAGGAAAACTTCGTTTTTCTTCTCTGGAGATGGCTTCAATGCTTATGACTCCAAAGGTGAACTCGTTTTCAGGGTCGATTCATACGGCCGGGATGCTGGGGAGGCTACTGAACTTGTTCTTATGGATGCCGCAGGCGGATGCATCCTCACTCTCCGCCGCAAG AGGCCGAGTTTGCATCAGAGGTGGGAAGGGTTCGCCGGGGAGAGAATGGAGGGGCATGATCCACTGTTCAGCGTGCGCAGGTCCTCGTTAATCGGGCGGTCAGCAATCACCGTCGAAGTGTACAGCAATACAGGCGAGGAGTACCAGATAGAGGGTTCCTTCGCTTTCCGGAGCTGCACCGTTTTCAACGCGGAGAAGGAAGCCGTGGCAAAGATCCGCCGCAAAGTGGATGCCTCCACCAATGTTGTGCTGGGGAAAGACGTTTTCTTGCTTTCTTTGAAGCCGGGCTTCGGCGGCGCGTTCGTAATGGCGCTGGTCTTGGTGCTCGATCAGATCGACGGCGACGGTGATTACGCCGGCTGGGATTGGAATTACAGTGTACACCGCCAATAA
- the LOC142529654 gene encoding pseudo histidine-containing phosphotransfer protein 6-like: MLGLNEELLRADMNRLLNLLFHQGVLDEQFLQLQQLQDESSPNFVSEVVNIYFHETEKLLRNLRDQLLVDRELLDYNKVGIHLNQLIGSSSSVGAQRVRNVCVAFRAISQQNSRPGCLKALEILEHEYCYLKSKLHELFQIEQQRILASAIRYPMQQQPNNPTT, from the exons ATGTTGGGTCTCAATGAGGAGCTATTGCGGGCCGACATGAATCGGCTGCTCAATCTACTCTTCCACCAG GGAGTGTTGGACGAGCAGTTCTTGCAGTTGCAACAGCTGCAAGACGAATCGTCTCCGAACTTCGTTTCCGAGGTGGTTAACATATACTTTCACGAGACCGAGAAACTCTTGAGAAACCTCAGAGATCAGCTTCT GGTGGATAGAGAGTTGTTGGACTACAACAAAGTAGGAATCCACTTGAATCAGCTGATCGGGAGTAGTTCCAGCGTTGGTGCGCAAAGAGTTCGAAATGTGTGCGTCGCCTTTCGCGCTATTTCCCAGCAAAATAGCAGGCCCGG GTGTTTAAAAGCATTGGAGATTTTGGAACACGAGTACTGCTACCTCAAGAGCAAACTGCATGAACTGTTTCAGATTGAACAGCAGAGGATCCTGGCATCCGCAATCAGATACCCCATGCAACAGCAGCCAAATAATCCTACAACTTGA
- the LOC142528826 gene encoding palmitoyl-monogalactosyldiacylglycerol delta-7 desaturase, chloroplastic-like, with amino-acid sequence MALIASPPPKAKLFPFGPLRHHSIKQAKPNSQTITQKHKDSLHHATAIRNTNYSLIHGVFTRQNGKNKRVWTIFSAASIPVPGNEKDSSFGRILLSDVVVKRRKNIYRGRKWNSLDVATVGVVVAMHSLCIAAPFTFNWGAFSVAVGLYFISGLLGITLSFHRNLSHQSFKLPKWLEYFFAYCGVQALQGNPIDWVSTHRYHHQFCDTDKDPHSPLEGFWFSHMSWLFDTDSITERSGNPNNVGDLEKQPFYKFLQRTYVVHPVALGALLYALGGFPYIVWGMGVRIVWVYHITWLVNSACHVWGKQAWNTRDLSRNNWWVALLAFGEGWHNNHHAFEYSAMHGLEWWQIDMTWYVVWFLQAIGLASHVKLPTTNHKQRLAFESVHP; translated from the exons ATGGCTCTCATTGCATCACCGCCGCCTAAGGCAAAACTCTTCCCATTTGGCCCCCTTCGCCACCATAGCATCAAACAAGCCAAGCCCAATTCCCAAACAATCACACAAAAGCATAAAGATTCGCTGCATCACGCTACAGCCATAAGAAACACAAACTATTCTCTAATTCACGGTGTATTTACAAGGCAAAACGGAAAAAACAAAAGGGTTTGGACAATCTTCAGTGCAGCATCAATTCCAGTTCCGGGAAATGAAAAAGACTCCAGCTTTGGGAGAATTTTGCTCTCTGATGTTGTCGTGAAGAGGAGGAAGAACATTTATCGGGGCAGAAAGTGGAATTCTTTGGATGTGGCCACGGTTGGGGTGGTTGTGGCTATGCATTCGTTGTGTATCGCCGCTCCATTCACATTCAATTGGGGAGCATTTTCCGTTGCCGTGGGATTGTATTTCATCTCCGGCCTTTTGGGCATCACTCTTTCTTTCCACAGAAATCTTTCTCACCAGAGTTTCAAGCTTCCCAAATGGCTGGAATACTTCTTCGCATACTGTGGTGTTCAAGCCCTTCAG GGAAATCCAATTGACTGGGTGAGCACACATAGGTACCACCACCAGTTCTGTGACACAGATAAAGACCCTCACAGCCCCCTCGAAGGATTCTGGTTCAGTCACATGAGTTGGCTTTTTGACACCGACAGTATAACTGAAAGG TCTGGGAATCCCAACAATGTTGGTGATTTGGAGAAACAACCCTTTTACAAGTTTCTTCAAAGAACTTATGTTGTTCATCCGGTGGCTCTTGGGGCTCTACTATATGCCCTCGGAGGGTTCCCTTACATTGTGTGGGGAATG GGTGTGAGAATCGTATGGGTGTACCACATCACTTGGCTGGTGAACTCGGCTTGCCATGTTTGGGGAAAACAAGCCTGGAATACGAGAGATCTCTCTCGAAATAACTG GTGGGTAGCATTGCTTGCGTTTGGCGAGGGTTGGCATAATAATCACCACGCCTTCGAGTATTCCGCGATGCATGGGCTTGAATGGTGGCAAATCGATATGACTTGGTACGTGGTTTGGTTTCTTCAGGCCATTGGGTTAGCCTCCCATGTCAAGTTGCCCACCACAAACCACAAGCAAAGATTGGCTTTTGAATCAGTCCATCCTTAG